Proteins from a single region of Chloroflexota bacterium:
- a CDS encoding PQQ-binding-like beta-propeller repeat protein: MRAWWRRAALAGLVVLAVGATYGAVESKPAVSPPAARAVVEPSPAPVSAPEATGGATPQATPTPTATPSPTPPSSQTALFLGLQPGVGTRDDAFGQFLQTSWRTVFEALTTAEQTCIRGELGVTQLASALRGVLLQFISPLAPWHADFFRCLEPETALRVFIFWWGEGWHDVSENSLSCAREFLGPTDIADFLAGELPDATSESAEVSRRVYRGLLACNIQPLRGSLVNSISGNSEEEGLCFHTKVSEAVIASLLGRATAADAPPWQEQMLSCLTDSTVGSLLFDLLPTASGGVFRDEEDCVRREFTEAQIASGMPSRTSSDHAAARQALVDRLRTCIPDLELAGEDAHPVERRLGMWGDSDSSCINIEIGEAFLGLVLGKPYRPNPELVMKAQGCLHPRLGAAAFLALLSREIDGLTGDHQSCVRSHLADSRFGIFLLPDASPGSAPAFQEFVAGHRACLSDVISSDGDGIGRANRSPAPLWQSSTGGSVVPAPTVSGGVLYAGSDDAHVYALDTGTGELRWSFATGGAVRSSPTVADGVVYAGSDDAHLYALDAGTGELRWKFDTGDPVKSRPTVSGGMVFLSARDQGVHKLHAVNAASGERVWVAAIPIAFDPGIAPTVSGSRVFVASVDGDLYALHASTGEVAWTFDTPSPPAAQPVTAGGRVFLMTAGDVYAVDEDDGRMIWSDYFWSVDYERQPLPPLVVEDVVYVSSGRQLFGRDAATGQTVMVLGADGFIDTLPALHEGLVFIGSDGGQLYARDPLGEGVVSDQLIWGVDIGPRTLRHPVVANGILYAQSNDGRLEAFNAANGQLIWSLDLGERRGRRSFTVVENTVYVGSADGSVYALKTETPEVVEVTPTPVPAETPTPRESVVVTEIQSVPIQTSSMTSNDERAEISVGGGDSGLTLRARWELPDNSLIWGPKDSNSIYFIVGSRVYRIGTDGSSVEFVVDAATEMRRLAGREYQHWAFHAVEMSRDGASLVYSTFEHLDRARRGDLPGAFAYEIGSLQLDGSGRRQLTTNQDYDDYPAWSPDGSQVAFVQWDYDSGYGVAVVDVASGQETVVASGPLLPREAIRRQTPVWSPDGGHIAFVGYDRTEVRGPAIYAVGSDGSNLRLLTVANSRPAWTPDGKRLAFAKPDGDELALFTIAADGSDLQRVTKIELSSGRASYGNVNVERDEPGSSGYATSGGGISTDYEAMDPKDIWVDTLTWSPDGSMIMYGCGALICVAKADGTQIGTSPLGLRRGMTGAWSPDGTRIAIGRLELRRPAWDDGVALYTMAPDGSDLELLVRHDSEGDLHRLGVRPTVDQVSTAGCADGTAVANPADNPGLVRDCETLLSIRDVLAASPPLDWADDRPITSWEGVAIGGTPPRVRGLDVRHRGLSGVFPIELTALTQLRELDLSWNKLSGTIPPEIGALTSLTLLDLFANNLTGVIPKEIGNLSNLTFLKLDSMYLQGTIPVELGQLTQLGLLNLENNHLTGPIPLELTQLPNLRYLSLGTNRLTGPIPPELGNLRSLTGLNLEWNRLSGGIPAELGQISGLDRLRLSGNQLTGAIPSELGALSLMRDLFLAYNQLSGPIPETFGQFRHLWYLHLNDNQLTGPIPSSLGNLSEMSELYLYNNQLEGPIPPEIGRLKNLLYFVAHNNRLTGPIPAELSGLESLWTLSLSDNLIDGPIPPELGQMPSLRSLALGNNRLSGSIPPELAQLPNGYRINLQDNQLTGTIPAELGQMSMLEWLYLGGNQLTGEIPAEIGNLFVLWELDLSGNQLTGSIPFELGEMGRLNMIDLSDNLLTGTIPISLFGVLMDHVDLSNNQLTGPIPPEVGENFGLRRLDLSNNELTGPIPVSLGGVSYLQALLLHGNNLTGEVPQEFAGLFRLEEINLAGNQLSGCIPPALRFAVIHEFERLGLAYCEN; this comes from the coding sequence ATGCGAGCATGGTGGCGGCGGGCGGCTCTCGCGGGCCTCGTGGTCCTTGCCGTGGGCGCCACGTACGGTGCCGTGGAGTCCAAGCCTGCCGTTTCGCCGCCTGCGGCGCGTGCGGTCGTCGAGCCGAGCCCGGCGCCGGTCTCGGCCCCAGAGGCAACCGGCGGCGCGACGCCGCAAGCCACGCCCACGCCCACTGCGACGCCGTCGCCCACTCCGCCCTCCAGCCAAACGGCGCTCTTCCTGGGTCTGCAGCCCGGCGTTGGCACGCGGGACGATGCCTTCGGTCAGTTCCTCCAAACCAGTTGGCGCACCGTCTTCGAAGCGTTAACGACGGCTGAGCAAACGTGCATTCGGGGCGAACTGGGAGTCACGCAGTTGGCGTCGGCCCTCCGCGGAGTATTGCTTCAATTCATCTCCCCGCTGGCGCCCTGGCACGCGGACTTCTTTCGCTGTCTCGAGCCGGAGACAGCCCTGCGCGTGTTCATCTTTTGGTGGGGCGAGGGCTGGCACGACGTCAGCGAAAACAGCCTCAGCTGCGCCCGGGAGTTTCTGGGCCCAACGGATATTGCGGACTTCTTGGCTGGAGAGCTTCCGGACGCCACTTCCGAAAGCGCCGAAGTCTCGCGGCGCGTCTATCGCGGTCTCCTCGCCTGCAACATTCAGCCGCTGCGTGGCTCGTTGGTCAATTCGATCTCGGGAAACAGCGAGGAAGAGGGCTTGTGCTTCCACACCAAGGTTAGTGAGGCGGTGATCGCGTCACTCCTGGGACGGGCGACCGCGGCTGACGCTCCCCCGTGGCAGGAGCAGATGTTGAGCTGTTTGACGGACTCAACGGTCGGCAGCTTGCTATTCGACCTGCTTCCCACCGCGTCCGGCGGGGTCTTCAGAGACGAAGAAGATTGCGTTCGCCGGGAGTTCACCGAGGCCCAGATCGCGAGCGGGATGCCGTCGAGGACGAGTTCGGATCATGCCGCGGCCCGCCAAGCCTTGGTCGATCGGCTGCGGACCTGCATTCCCGATCTGGAGCTCGCGGGCGAAGACGCGCACCCCGTGGAGCGCCGGCTTGGAATGTGGGGCGACTCGGATAGCTCGTGCATCAACATTGAGATCGGAGAAGCGTTTCTAGGGTTGGTGCTCGGCAAGCCCTATCGGCCAAATCCCGAATTGGTGATGAAGGCGCAGGGCTGCCTGCATCCCAGGCTAGGGGCGGCAGCGTTTCTGGCATTGCTATCGCGGGAAATCGACGGGCTGACCGGCGACCACCAATCCTGTGTGCGGTCGCATCTCGCCGATTCGCGATTTGGAATCTTCCTGCTCCCCGACGCGAGCCCCGGGAGCGCCCCCGCATTCCAGGAATTCGTTGCCGGCCATCGCGCCTGCCTGTCGGATGTGATTTCGTCAGACGGTGACGGCATTGGACGAGCGAATCGCAGTCCCGCTCCGCTTTGGCAGTCTTCGACCGGCGGTTCCGTCGTTCCGGCTCCGACCGTCAGCGGCGGCGTGCTCTACGCCGGATCGGATGACGCCCACGTTTACGCTCTCGACACGGGCACCGGCGAGCTGCGGTGGAGCTTTGCCACCGGCGGCGCCGTCAGATCCTCGCCGACGGTAGCCGACGGAGTCGTCTACGCGGGATCCGACGACGCCCACCTTTACGCGCTGGACGCCGGCACCGGCGAGTTGCGGTGGAAGTTCGACACCGGAGATCCGGTGAAATCTCGACCCACCGTCAGCGGTGGAATGGTCTTTCTCAGTGCGCGAGATCAGGGGGTGCACAAGCTGCATGCCGTCAATGCGGCATCGGGCGAGCGAGTCTGGGTCGCAGCGATTCCAATTGCGTTCGATCCCGGAATCGCGCCAACCGTTTCGGGGTCTCGGGTGTTCGTGGCCAGCGTTGACGGCGACCTTTACGCGCTGCATGCGTCGACCGGCGAAGTCGCCTGGACGTTTGACACGCCATCGCCCCCAGCAGCCCAACCGGTTACCGCCGGGGGAAGGGTCTTCCTCATGACGGCCGGCGATGTCTACGCCGTCGATGAGGACGACGGTCGGATGATCTGGAGCGACTATTTCTGGTCGGTCGACTACGAACGTCAACCACTTCCGCCGCTCGTCGTCGAAGACGTCGTCTATGTGTCAAGCGGCCGGCAACTCTTTGGCCGCGATGCCGCCACCGGCCAGACGGTCATGGTGTTGGGGGCGGACGGCTTCATCGACACGCTGCCCGCGCTTCATGAGGGGCTCGTGTTCATCGGTTCCGATGGAGGCCAGCTCTATGCGAGGGATCCGCTGGGGGAGGGCGTCGTCTCCGATCAACTGATCTGGGGGGTCGACATCGGCCCTCGGACGCTACGCCATCCCGTGGTTGCCAATGGCATCCTCTACGCCCAATCCAACGATGGACGGCTCGAGGCCTTCAACGCCGCCAATGGGCAGCTGATCTGGTCACTTGATCTGGGCGAGCGAAGGGGTCGGCGATCCTTCACCGTCGTTGAGAACACGGTATATGTCGGATCTGCCGACGGCAGCGTCTATGCCCTGAAAACCGAGACGCCCGAAGTCGTGGAAGTGACGCCCACGCCGGTTCCCGCGGAGACACCGACACCGCGGGAATCCGTCGTTGTCACGGAAATCCAGTCGGTCCCTATTCAGACCTCTTCGATGACCTCCAACGACGAACGGGCCGAAATCAGCGTCGGCGGTGGCGACTCTGGTCTCACGCTTCGTGCGCGATGGGAATTGCCCGACAACTCGTTGATCTGGGGCCCGAAAGACTCGAATAGTATCTATTTCATTGTCGGCTCACGCGTATATCGAATTGGGACCGACGGTTCGTCGGTCGAGTTCGTGGTGGATGCCGCCACGGAGATGCGCCGGTTGGCCGGTCGGGAGTATCAACACTGGGCCTTTCATGCGGTAGAAATGTCCCGGGATGGCGCGAGCCTCGTCTATTCGACATTCGAGCATCTCGACCGAGCGAGGCGAGGCGATTTGCCCGGCGCGTTCGCCTACGAGATCGGCTCGTTGCAACTCGACGGCTCAGGGCGGCGACAGCTCACGACGAACCAAGACTACGACGACTATCCGGCATGGTCGCCTGACGGCTCGCAGGTGGCGTTTGTCCAGTGGGACTACGACTCGGGATACGGAGTCGCCGTCGTCGATGTGGCTAGCGGTCAGGAGACGGTGGTTGCCTCGGGTCCGCTGCTGCCGCGCGAGGCAATTCGCCGACAGACGCCGGTGTGGTCACCGGACGGCGGGCACATCGCCTTCGTGGGCTACGACCGGACCGAGGTGCGAGGACCGGCGATCTACGCGGTCGGCAGTGACGGATCGAATCTCCGGTTGCTCACGGTGGCCAATAGCCGTCCGGCGTGGACACCGGACGGGAAGCGACTGGCATTCGCCAAACCTGATGGCGACGAGTTGGCGCTCTTCACAATCGCCGCCGACGGCTCGGACCTCCAGCGGGTAACCAAGATCGAGCTGTCCAGCGGCCGAGCATCCTACGGCAACGTCAACGTGGAACGGGATGAACCAGGTTCGTCCGGATACGCGACGAGCGGCGGCGGCATCTCGACGGACTATGAGGCCATGGATCCGAAGGACATTTGGGTGGACACCCTGACTTGGTCGCCCGACGGGTCGATGATCATGTACGGCTGCGGTGCGCTCATATGCGTCGCCAAAGCCGACGGAACGCAGATCGGAACGTCCCCCCTTGGACTGAGAAGGGGCATGACAGGCGCCTGGTCGCCCGATGGGACTCGCATCGCCATCGGACGACTCGAACTCAGGCGGCCGGCGTGGGACGACGGCGTTGCCCTCTACACCATGGCGCCCGACGGGTCCGACCTGGAGCTCCTGGTGCGCCACGACTCGGAAGGCGATCTCCACCGGCTGGGCGTCCGTCCGACAGTTGACCAGGTGTCCACCGCCGGCTGCGCAGACGGTACTGCTGTCGCCAATCCGGCCGACAACCCAGGATTGGTGCGCGACTGCGAGACGTTGCTCAGCATCCGGGACGTGCTTGCCGCGTCCCCACCCTTGGACTGGGCGGACGACCGTCCGATCACGAGCTGGGAGGGTGTGGCGATTGGCGGCACTCCGCCGCGCGTGCGAGGTCTAGACGTAAGGCATCGCGGGCTCTCGGGCGTGTTTCCAATCGAGTTGACGGCGCTCACGCAGCTGAGGGAGCTGGACCTCAGCTGGAACAAGCTGAGCGGAACAATTCCACCGGAAATCGGCGCCCTGACCAGCCTCACGCTTCTCGATCTCTTTGCCAACAATCTCACCGGGGTCATCCCAAAGGAAATCGGCAATCTCAGCAACCTCACCTTCCTCAAGCTGGACTCCATGTATCTCCAGGGAACCATTCCTGTAGAACTTGGCCAACTGACCCAGCTGGGGTTGCTCAACCTCGAAAACAATCATTTGACGGGACCCATTCCCCTGGAGCTCACCCAACTTCCGAATCTTCGGTATCTCTCACTGGGAACCAACCGGTTGACGGGACCAATCCCGCCCGAACTCGGAAACCTGAGAAGCCTCACGGGCCTTAACCTCGAGTGGAATCGGCTGTCGGGTGGAATACCCGCGGAGCTTGGTCAGATCAGCGGCCTTGACAGGCTCCGACTCAGCGGCAACCAGCTGACCGGCGCGATTCCTTCGGAGCTCGGCGCGCTCAGCCTGATGCGTGACCTATTTCTGGCGTACAACCAGTTGTCGGGACCGATTCCCGAGACGTTTGGACAGTTTCGGCATCTTTGGTATCTGCATCTCAATGACAATCAATTGACCGGTCCGATTCCGAGCTCGCTCGGTAATTTGAGTGAGATGTCCGAGTTGTATCTCTACAACAATCAGTTGGAAGGACCGATTCCACCAGAGATCGGTCGGCTCAAGAATCTTCTGTACTTCGTTGCCCACAACAATCGACTGACGGGGCCGATTCCCGCGGAACTCAGCGGGCTCGAGTCACTCTGGACTCTGAGTCTAAGCGACAATCTCATTGACGGACCCATTCCACCGGAGCTTGGACAGATGCCGAGTCTCAGGAGTCTGGCTCTCGGCAATAACCGGCTTTCAGGTTCCATTCCGCCGGAGCTCGCGCAACTCCCGAACGGATACCGTATTAATCTCCAAGACAACCAGCTCACGGGAACAATCCCGGCTGAGCTTGGTCAGATGTCCATGCTTGAATGGCTCTATCTTGGAGGTAATCAGCTCACTGGAGAAATCCCTGCCGAGATCGGAAATCTTTTTGTGCTTTGGGAATTGGACTTGTCTGGGAATCAACTTACTGGATCGATTCCTTTTGAGCTTGGAGAAATGGGGAGATTGAATATGATCGATCTCTCAGACAATCTGCTGACTGGAACGATTCCTATCAGTCTGTTTGGGGTGCTCATGGACCATGTGGATTTGTCAAATAATCAGTTGACTGGTCCGATACCGCCGGAGGTGGGCGAAAATTTCGGACTCAGGCGGCTCGATCTGTCCAACAATGAGCTGACGGGACCAATTCCGGTCAGCCTCGGTGGCGTGTCCTATCTGCAGGCGCTCTTGCTCCACGGAAACAACCTAACGGGCGAGGTCCCCCAGGAATTCGCGGGGCTTTTCCGGCTTGAGGAAATCAATCTGGCCGGGAATCAACTGTCGGGCTGCATCCCGCCGGCGTTGCGGTTCGCGGTGATCCATGAGTTCGAGCGCCTTGGGCTGGCCTACTGCGAGAACTAG
- a CDS encoding hydantoinase/oxoprolinase family protein, producing MRVIGIDVGGTSTDAVLLHEREVLHYVKTATTADVSSGIAAALDALLAMAGPDARSVDAVMLGTTHFTNAIVERRGLTPTAAIRIGLPATAFLEPFADWPRELAAAVRARHFMVRGGHEYDGRPIVPFDAAAVESAAREIRDAGIRAVAITSVFSPLDATLEQRAGRIVRNACPEARVTLSHRLGRIGLLPRENVTILNASLVDLARTTTAAFADGLRRVGIDAPVYLTQNDGTIARMEQAAELPILGVACGPTNSMRGAAFLSGMANALVIDVGGTTTDVGYLRHGLPRQANRVVEIGGVRTLFQMPDLLSLPLGGGSRVTAAPLAIGPESVGFRLTELGRVFGGNVTTVTDVAVAAGAASLGDPRRVADLPDGLVGDAMAMVRATLEDAIDRMKPDAERRPVIAVGGAAFLVPDGLAGAGETVRVPHAAVANAVGAAMAQVSGESDRVYRDVPRDEAIAAATTAARTDAIAAGADPDTLEVVEVEDLPLAYLPGNSRRVRAKVLGDIALPQLPGRRR from the coding sequence GTGAGAGTCATCGGCATCGACGTTGGCGGGACCAGCACCGACGCCGTATTGCTGCATGAGCGCGAGGTGCTTCATTATGTCAAGACGGCGACTACGGCCGATGTGAGTTCGGGCATAGCGGCGGCGCTCGATGCACTGCTGGCGATGGCCGGGCCGGACGCAAGAAGCGTCGACGCCGTCATGCTGGGCACGACGCACTTCACCAACGCCATCGTGGAGCGGCGCGGGCTCACGCCAACCGCCGCAATCCGCATCGGCCTGCCGGCGACCGCCTTTCTGGAGCCCTTCGCCGACTGGCCGCGCGAACTTGCCGCGGCCGTCCGCGCGCGGCATTTCATGGTGCGGGGCGGCCACGAATACGACGGGCGCCCGATCGTGCCGTTCGACGCAGCCGCGGTGGAGTCGGCGGCACGCGAGATTCGCGACGCCGGAATCCGCGCCGTGGCGATCACGTCCGTCTTCTCGCCGCTCGACGCGACGCTGGAACAGCGCGCCGGCCGGATCGTGCGCAATGCGTGTCCCGAGGCCAGAGTCACGCTGTCGCATCGCCTGGGGCGCATCGGCCTGCTGCCGCGCGAAAACGTGACCATCCTCAACGCCAGCCTGGTCGACCTGGCACGCACCACGACCGCCGCGTTTGCCGACGGTCTCCGGAGGGTCGGGATCGACGCGCCCGTCTATCTGACGCAGAACGACGGGACCATCGCGCGAATGGAGCAGGCGGCGGAGCTGCCAATCCTGGGCGTGGCGTGCGGCCCCACCAACAGCATGCGAGGCGCGGCATTCCTGTCGGGCATGGCCAACGCGTTGGTCATCGACGTGGGCGGCACGACGACTGATGTCGGCTATCTCCGGCACGGTCTCCCCCGCCAGGCCAACCGCGTAGTCGAGATCGGCGGCGTGCGCACGCTGTTCCAGATGCCGGATCTGCTGTCGCTGCCGCTCGGCGGCGGGTCGAGGGTTACGGCAGCGCCACTGGCCATCGGACCGGAGAGCGTGGGCTTTCGGCTGACCGAGCTTGGCCGCGTGTTCGGCGGGAACGTCACCACAGTCACCGATGTGGCGGTTGCCGCCGGAGCAGCGTCGCTGGGCGATCCGCGTCGCGTGGCCGACCTGCCGGACGGTTTGGTCGGCGACGCGATGGCGATGGTTCGCGCCACGCTCGAGGACGCCATCGATCGCATGAAGCCCGACGCGGAGCGGCGGCCGGTGATTGCCGTCGGCGGCGCGGCGTTCCTGGTGCCGGACGGACTCGCCGGCGCGGGCGAGACGGTGCGGGTGCCGCATGCCGCGGTTGCCAATGCCGTGGGGGCCGCGATGGCCCAAGTCAGTGGCGAATCCGACCGGGTTTATCGCGACGTGCCGCGCGACGAGGCCATCGCAGCGGCGACCACGGCCGCCCGAACGGACGCCATCGCGGCGGGCGCCGATCCCGACACGCTGGAGGTCGTGGAGGTCGAGGATCTGCCGCTGGCGTACCTGCCCGGCAACTCGCGTCGCGTGCGAGCGAAAGTTCTGGGAGACATCGCGCTGCCGCAGCTGCCGGGCCGGCGCCGGTGA
- a CDS encoding DUF917 domain-containing protein yields MSSGPVPHDLKGVARTTLTESDIDDLRVGAWILGTGGGGDPTYGYLCLKNLYAQGRVVDVIDPMDLPDDAHVAAVNQMGSPLPAEERLTDPATVTRAIREMEAYAGIQFTAVMPWEIGGGNAFQPLLAAAMLGLPVVDADAMGRAFPEAQMTSFAVMDFTCHPLVMADIRPNTVIISEAVDWKWLERLRRRACTELGAVAATCNPPRTGREVKTGSHLYTVGKALRIGRTIRRAHAEHRDPVAALLHQEGGVELLRGKVTDVERQTTGGYLRGRLDVAGLGGDAGATMRIAFQNEFTVAWLDEKPCATTPDLICVLDQDSGEAVGTEVVRFGQRVAVVALPAPEMLLTARGLELTGPRAFGHDLDFHPLFTR; encoded by the coding sequence GTGAGCAGCGGCCCGGTTCCCCACGACCTCAAGGGCGTCGCGCGGACGACCCTGACCGAGTCCGACATCGACGACCTGCGCGTCGGCGCCTGGATTCTCGGGACCGGCGGCGGCGGCGATCCCACCTACGGGTACCTCTGCCTGAAGAATCTCTATGCGCAGGGCCGCGTGGTCGATGTCATCGACCCGATGGACCTGCCGGACGACGCCCATGTCGCTGCGGTCAATCAGATGGGGTCGCCGCTGCCGGCGGAGGAGCGGCTGACCGATCCGGCGACGGTGACCCGGGCGATCCGCGAGATGGAAGCCTACGCCGGCATCCAGTTCACGGCCGTGATGCCCTGGGAGATTGGCGGCGGGAACGCGTTTCAACCGCTGCTGGCGGCGGCCATGCTGGGTTTGCCGGTGGTGGACGCCGACGCCATGGGCCGGGCCTTCCCCGAAGCGCAAATGACGAGCTTCGCGGTCATGGACTTCACCTGCCATCCGCTGGTGATGGCCGACATCCGGCCGAACACGGTGATCATCTCGGAGGCGGTGGACTGGAAGTGGCTCGAGCGCCTGCGCCGCCGCGCCTGCACCGAGTTGGGCGCCGTAGCCGCCACCTGCAACCCGCCGCGGACGGGACGCGAGGTGAAGACCGGCTCCCATCTCTACACGGTCGGCAAGGCGCTGCGGATCGGCCGGACCATCCGGCGCGCCCATGCGGAGCATCGCGATCCGGTGGCCGCTCTGCTGCATCAAGAGGGCGGCGTGGAGCTGCTGCGCGGCAAGGTGACGGACGTGGAGCGGCAGACCACCGGCGGCTACCTGCGCGGACGGCTCGACGTCGCGGGTCTTGGTGGCGACGCCGGCGCCACCATGCGCATCGCGTTTCAGAACGAGTTCACGGTCGCCTGGCTGGACGAGAAACCTTGCGCGACCACACCCGATCTGATCTGCGTGCTGGACCAGGATTCCGGCGAAGCCGTCGGGACGGAGGTGGTCAGGTTTGGGCAGCGGGTCGCGGTCGTCGCATTGCCCGCGCCGGAGATGCTGCTTACTGCGCGCGGGCTCGAGCTCACGGGGCCACGGGCGTTCGGCCACGATCTCGACTTCCACCCGCTCTTCACGCGGTGA
- a CDS encoding phytanoyl-CoA dioxygenase family protein — translation MPASAPTVPQAARLTESQIAQFKRTGYLVLPGAVDADLCRQARDQMWETIAESRPSMKRDDPSTWVPFTDEEKESYARPEVGGDPYFSGGGHRMIIRNGAEDLLLDIGARAVWDIAEQLLGKGEVVFPGGVDDAGCTTGPCFMTQKIAEGMEVHMGPRREEWTGKGSGETEYLRLPSTGPHWMTAQGTRGMYCTLPNSPVSTAPDWRGAHAGEGLYNTRQLLQTAVYFDDVPPGAGGLMLFPGSHHRIWDYWETTNHGATAVANGEDAPRFVGYTDPPIGAIKDDTEPVMTAGPAGSVVLWHTIMLHLAGWNEHPDIIRQATLYGFHKKPDTWPDDRLAAGPKGSIWTDWSEEVRAVEV, via the coding sequence ATGCCAGCGTCCGCCCCAACCGTCCCCCAGGCCGCCCGCCTCACCGAGAGCCAGATCGCCCAGTTCAAGCGCACCGGCTACCTCGTGCTCCCGGGCGCCGTCGACGCCGATCTCTGCCGCCAGGCCCGCGATCAAATGTGGGAGACCATCGCCGAGAGCCGGCCCAGCATGAAACGCGACGACCCCTCCACCTGGGTCCCGTTCACCGACGAGGAGAAAGAAAGCTACGCTCGGCCCGAGGTCGGTGGGGATCCCTATTTTTCCGGCGGCGGCCACCGCATGATCATTCGCAACGGCGCGGAGGATCTGTTGCTCGACATCGGCGCCCGCGCGGTGTGGGACATCGCCGAGCAGCTGCTGGGCAAGGGCGAGGTGGTTTTCCCCGGCGGGGTCGACGATGCCGGCTGCACCACCGGTCCCTGCTTCATGACCCAGAAGATCGCCGAGGGCATGGAAGTCCACATGGGCCCCCGGCGCGAGGAGTGGACCGGCAAGGGCTCGGGCGAAACGGAATACCTGCGCCTGCCCAGCACCGGCCCCCACTGGATGACCGCGCAGGGCACGCGCGGCATGTACTGCACCCTGCCGAACAGTCCGGTCTCGACCGCGCCCGACTGGCGCGGGGCTCACGCCGGCGAGGGCCTCTACAACACGCGTCAGCTGCTGCAAACCGCGGTCTACTTCGACGACGTGCCGCCGGGCGCGGGCGGGCTGATGCTCTTTCCGGGCAGCCACCACCGCATCTGGGACTACTGGGAGACCACGAACCACGGGGCGACGGCCGTTGCCAACGGCGAGGACGCGCCCAGGTTCGTGGGCTACACCGATCCCCCGATCGGCGCCATCAAGGACGACACGGAACCCGTGATGACCGCCGGACCCGCCGGGTCGGTGGTCCTCTGGCACACGATCATGCTGCACCTGGCCGGGTGGAACGAACACCCCGACATCATTCGCCAGGCCACGCTCTACGGCTTCCACAAGAAGCCCGACACCTGGCCCGACGATCGCCTGGCCGCCGGCCCCAAGGGCAGCATCTGGACCGACTGGTCGGAGGAAGTTCGCGCGGTGGAGGTGTAG
- a CDS encoding nitrile hydratase subunit beta: MHDMGGVLGYGCVEPEADEPVFHSGWEGRVFGLVIAVKDGLSRPRLESLDPGEYPSGYYERWMLALERGLMARGALSAEELDATTDYFRSNPAAGPTRRVDPELTERVRRDMNRQRDVRKTPSLVTGRAVGHTHASA; the protein is encoded by the coding sequence ATCCACGACATGGGCGGCGTGCTGGGCTACGGATGCGTCGAGCCCGAGGCGGATGAGCCGGTCTTCCACAGCGGGTGGGAGGGGCGGGTGTTCGGGCTGGTAATCGCGGTCAAGGACGGCCTCTCGCGCCCGAGACTGGAGAGCCTCGACCCGGGTGAATACCCCTCCGGCTACTACGAGCGGTGGATGCTCGCCTTGGAGCGCGGGCTCATGGCGCGGGGCGCACTCAGCGCCGAGGAGTTGGACGCAACGACCGACTACTTTCGCAGCAATCCGGCAGCGGGCCCGACGCGGCGCGTCGACCCGGAGCTGACGGAGCGTGTCCGCCGGGACATGAATCGGCAGCGGGACGTTCGCAAGACGCCGTCACTGGTGACCGGCCGCGCCGTGGGCCATACTCACGCATCAGCGTGA
- a CDS encoding phytanoyl-CoA dioxygenase family protein produces MPAPAPTVPQAARLTESQIAQFKRTGYLVLPGVVDADLCRQARDQMWETIAESRPSMKRDDPATWVPFTDEENASYTREVTGGDPYFGGRGHRFYIRNGAEDLLLDIGARVVWDVAEQLLGEGEVVYPAGLDATGHTTGPCYLTEGAVKGMESHLGDKTREWTGPPTNRTGPLRLPTTGPHWVTGQGTRGMYCTLPNSPVSTPPDWRGAHAGEGLYNRRQLLQTAVYFDDVPPGAGGLMLFPGSHHRIWDYWETTNHGATAIANGEDAPRFVGYTDPPIGAIKDDTEPVMTAGPAGSVVLWHTIMLHLAGWNEHPDIIRQATLYGFHKKPDTWPDDRLAAGPKGSIWTDWSEEVRAVEV; encoded by the coding sequence ATGCCAGCGCCCGCCCCAACCGTTCCCCAGGCCGCCCGCCTCACCGAGAGCCAGATCGCCCAGTTCAAGCGCACCGGCTACCTCGTGCTTCCGGGCGTCGTCGACGCCGATCTCTGCCGCCAGGCCCGCGATCAAATGTGGGAAACCATCGCCGAGAGCCGGCCCAGCATGAAACGCGACGACCCCGCCACCTGGGTCCCGTTCACCGACGAGGAGAACGCCAGCTATACCCGCGAAGTGACGGGCGGCGACCCCTACTTCGGCGGTAGGGGGCACCGGTTCTACATCCGCAACGGGGCCGAGGACCTGCTGCTGGACATCGGCGCCCGCGTGGTGTGGGACGTCGCCGAGCAGCTGTTGGGCGAGGGCGAGGTGGTCTACCCCGCGGGCCTGGACGCCACCGGCCACACCACGGGGCCGTGCTACTTGACCGAAGGCGCAGTAAAGGGCATGGAGTCTCACCTGGGCGACAAGACGAGGGAATGGACCGGTCCGCCGACCAATAGGACCGGACCGCTGCGGCTGCCGACGACCGGTCCCCACTGGGTGACGGGCCAGGGCACCCGCGGCATGTACTGCACGCTGCCGAACAGCCCGGTCTCGACTCCGCCCGACTGGCGCGGGGCCCACGCGGGCGAGGGGCTCTACAACAGGCGCCAGCTGCTGCAGACGGCGGTCTACTTCGACGACGTGCCGCCGGGCGCGGGCGGGCTGATGCTCTTTCCCGGGAGCCACCACCGCATCTGGGACTACTGGGAGACCACGAACCACGGGGCGACGGCCATTGCCAACGGCGAGGACGCGCCCAGGTTCGTGGGCTACACCGATCCCCCGATCGGCGCCATCAAGGACGACACGGAACCCGTGATGACCGCCGGACCCGCCGGGTCGGTGGTCCTCTGGCACACGATCATGCTGCACCTGGCCGGGTGGAACGAACACCCCGACATCATTCGCCAGGCCACGCTCTACGGCTTCCACAAGAAGCCCGACACCTGGCCCGACGATCGCCTGGCCGCCGGCCCCAAGGGCAGCATCTGGACCGACTGGTCGGAGGAAGTTCGCGCGGTGGAGGTGTAG